The proteins below come from a single Ovis aries strain OAR_USU_Benz2616 breed Rambouillet chromosome 18, ARS-UI_Ramb_v3.0, whole genome shotgun sequence genomic window:
- the MBIP gene encoding MAP3K12-binding inhibitory protein 1 isoform X4, protein MAAAAELSRPTIGDRSLERSCSPSLSREIVCEVFRSLHNLAGQLNLRDDVVKITIDWNKLQSLSAFQPAFLFSALEQHVLYLQPFLAKLQPLIKEENTTVVEEIGKTETGNKNEVNANFPTGDLEEEEKHKDGDLGDVKKTQIHFDPEVVQIKAGKAEIDRRISAFIERKQAEINENNVREFCNVIDCNQENSCARTDAIFTPYPGFKSHVKVSRVVNTYGPQTRSEGIQGSGHNPNSMLRDCGNQAVEERLQNIEAHLRLQTELFWKKKKSSTTSTELFTG, encoded by the exons ATGGCTGCAGCCGCTGAGCTTAGTCGCCCTACGATCGGTGACAGGAGCCTGGAGCGGAGCTGCAGCCCCAGCCTCTCCCGAGAGATAGTCTGCGAAGTCTTCCGCTCCTTGCATAACCTGGCTGGACAA CTTAACCTCAGAGATGATGTGGTGAAAATTACAATCGATTGGAACAAGCTCCAGAGCCTCTCGGCATTCCAGCCCGCTTTTCTCTTTAGTGCACTTGAGCAACACGTTTTATATTTACAG CCTTTTTTAGCAAAACTTCAGCCTCTGATTAAAGAGGAGAATACAACTGTTgttgaagaaataggaaaaacagaAACAGGGAACAAGAATGAAGTAAATGCCAACTTTCCCACTGGAGacctggaagaggaagaaaagcacaAAGACGGTGATTTAGGAGATGTGAAAAAGACACAGATCCATTTTGATCCAGAAGTAGTTCAGATAAAGGCTGGAAAAGCAGAA ATTGACAGACGAATATCTGCATTTATTGAAAGAAAGCAAGCTGAAATCAATGAAAACAACGTCAGGGAATTTTGCAATGTTATTGACTGTAATCAAG AAAATAGTTGTGCAAGAACTGATGCGATTTTTACTCCTTACCCTGGGTTTAAAAGTCATGTAAAAG TTTCTAGAGTTGTGAATACATATGGACCACAGACTAGATCTGAAGGAATTCAAGGGTCGGGTCATAACCCTAACAGCATGCTCCGAGACTGTGGTAATCAGGCTGTAGAGGAACGGCTACAGAATATCGAGGCTCACTTGCGACTGCAGACGG